A part of Populus alba chromosome 8, ASM523922v2, whole genome shotgun sequence genomic DNA contains:
- the LOC118056652 gene encoding armadillo repeat-containing protein LFR isoform X2, producing the protein MQKRDLNKSGGSGGGSAAPAPKRGRPFGSTSGSAASFSAADSVAPSTLLGPSLQVHTSFADQNNKRIVLALQSGLKSELTWALNTLTLLSFKEKEDMRKDSLAKISGLLDALLQVIDDWRDIALPKELQKTRRVRTLGSNSLVTGFGYEYEALGSNDNVKQSGLTDASAQKNVAKFRPSEWWYDEDGLFNLDDEGRAEKQQCAVAASNIIRNFSFMPENEVIMAGNRHCLETVFQCIEDHTTEDEELVTNALETIVNLAPLLDLRIFSSSKPSYIKITEKRAVQAIMGMLGSAVKAWHCAAAELLGRLIINPDNEPFLLPFFPQIHKRLVDLMSSPALDAQAAAVGALYNLAEVNMDCRLKLASERWAVDRLLRVIRAPHPVPEVCRKAAMILESLVSEPQNKALLLAYENAFAEILFSDTRYSDTFARILYELTSRPSNKFTAARGVWGM; encoded by the exons ATGCAGAAGCGGGACCTGAACAAGTCCGGTGGCTCAGGGGGCGGATCAGCAGCCCCAGCACCTAAGAGAGGGCGCCCCTTCGGCAGCACAAGCGGCAGCGCCGCCTCCTTTTCTGCTGCAGATTCTGTAGCACCGTCCACTCTCCTCGGTCCCTCACTTCAAGTTCACACCTCATTCGCCG ATCAGAATAATAAGAGAATAGTACTAGCACTTCAAAGTGGATTGAAGAGCGAGTTAACATGGGCACTCAACACTCTCACATTGCTttctttcaaagaaaaagaagacatgCGCAAAGACTCTCTCGCTAAAATATCTGGCTTGCTTGATGCTCTTCTTCAAGTC ATTGATGACTGGCGTGATATTGCGCTTCCCAAAGAACTCCAGAAGACTCGTAGAGTAAGAACATTAGGTTCTAATTCGCTTGTTACAGGATTTGGTTACGAGTACGAGGCACTGGGATCAAATGACAATGTCAAGCAATCTGG ATTGACGGATGCTTCAGCGCAGAAGAATGTAGCCAAATTTCGTCCTTCAGAGTGGTGGTATGACGAGGATGGTTTGTTTAATTTAGATGATGAAGGTAGGGCAGAGAAGCAGCAGTGTGCTGTGGCTGCTTCAAATATCATACGCAATTTCTCTTTCATGCCAGAGAATGAAGTTATAATGGCTGGAAATCGGCATTGCTTGGAAACAGTGTTCCAGTGCATAGAGGATCACACTACTG AGGATGAGGAACTTGTTACGAATGCCCTCGAGACAATTGTAAATTTGGCTCCATTGCTTGATCTCCGAATTTTTAGCTCCTCAAAGCCATCTTACATCAAAATAAC AGAAAAACGTGCAGTACAAGCAATCATGGGGATGCTGGGATCTGCAGTTAAAGCCTGGCACTGTGCAGCTGCTGAATTACTAGGGCGTTTGATTATAAATCCTGACAATGAACCTTTCCTTCTTCCCTTTTTCCCACAG ATACACAAGCGTTTAGTAGATCTTATGAGCTCACCTGCACTTGATGCCCAGGCAGCTGCTGTTGGCGCTCTTTATAACCTTGCAGAAGTTAATATGGACTGCAGATTGAAGCTTGCTAGTGAGCGAtg gGCAGTTGATCGATTGCTTAGAGTGATTCGGGCGCCACATCCTGTACCAGAAGTTTGTCGGAAAGCGGCGATGATATTGGAGAGTCTGGTCTCCGAGCCACAAAACAAGGCCTTGCTACTAGCTTACGAGAACGCATTTGCTGAGATTCTCTTCTCAGATACAAGATATTCTGATACATTTGCCAGAATATTGTATGAACTGACGTCCAGACCAAGTAACAAATTCACAGCAGCTCGTGGTGTTTGGGGCATGTGA
- the LOC118056642 gene encoding uncharacterized protein, translating into MPFPMKIQPIDIDSQAPVRAEPAKPVLKSRLKRLFDRQLPSVLRISSVDKPPSSIEAQYGANSKDEQFEPSSVCLAKMVQSYMEESNDKPFRGRHRCNCFNGNGNDSSDDEFDVFGNGFGESMGTAPSGDACDFLKSLIPCASVAERNLLADTAMILEKNKNHKQKDDFLRKVVADGLTSLGYHSSICKSKWDKSPSFPAGEYEYVDVIIEEERLIVDIDFKSEFEIARSTGAYKAILQSLPYIFVGKSDRLGQIVSVVSEAAKQSLKKKGMHFPPWRKAEYMRAKWLSPYTRLDENILNNNSNKTEGQNEKSLEISDDCGGEFELIFGEDTPTLDSESFISSPNKISDEDEKKVETVAWQPPAVKPKGVERGARMVTGLASLLKEKP; encoded by the exons ATGCCTTTCCCTATGAAGATCCAACCTATAGATATCGATTCTCAGGCACCGGTTCGAGCTGAACCGGCTAAACCGGTTCTGAAATCGCGTCTGAAGAGACTCTTTGACCGGCAGTTACCAAGCGTGCTGAGGATTTCCTCTGTGGACAAACCACCTAGCAGTATTGAAGCTCAGTATGGGGCTAACAGTAAAGATGAGCAGTTCGAGCCAAGCTCGGTTTGTTTGGCTAAAATGGTGCAGAGTTACATGGAGGAATCCAACGACAAGCCATTTCGTGGCCGCCACCGCTGCAATTGCTTCAACGGAAATGGCAACGACAGCTCCGATGATGAATTTGATGTATTTGGTAATGGTTTCGGAGAATCAATGGGTACAGCTCCTTCTGGCGACGCCTGTGATTTTCTCAAG AGTTTGATTCCTTGTGCGAGCGTTGCAGAGAGAAATCTACTAGCAGACACTGCAATGATTTTGGAGAAGAACAAGAACCACAAACagaaagatgattttttgagGAAGGTGGTAGCCGATGGATTAACATCTCTCGGCTACCATTCCTCAATTTGCAAGTCTAAATGGGACAAATCCCCCTCTTTCCCTGCCG GTGAATACGAGTACGTGGATGTGATAATTGAAGAAGAGAGATTGATAGTCGATATTGATTTCAAATCGGAATTTGAAATAGCGAGATCGACTGGGGCCTACAAGGCCATCCTGCAATCGTTGCCGTATATCTTTGTCGGAAAATCAGATCGGCTTGGACAGATCGTGTCGGTCGTATCGGAGGCAGCCAAACAGAGCTTGAAGAAGAAAGGCATGCATTTTCCTCCTTGGAGAAAAGCCGAGTACATGCGTGCTAAATGGCTCTCACCTTATACCAGACTAGACGAAAACATTTTGAATAACAACAGCAACAAAACTGAAGGGCAAAACGAGAAGTCCTTGGAGATCAGTGACGATTGCGGTGGAGAGTTTGAGCTGATTTTTGGAGAGGATACCCCGACGTTGGATTCCGAGTCGTTTATTTCTTCGCCGAATAAAATTTCGGACGAGGATGAAAAAAAGGTGGAGACAGTGGCGTGGCAGCCACCGGCGGTGAAACCGAAAGGCGTAGAGAGAGGAGCCAGGATGGTGACTGGATTAGCTTCTCTCCTTAAGgagaaaccataa
- the LOC118056652 gene encoding armadillo repeat-containing protein LFR isoform X1: MQKRDLNKSGGSGGGSAAPAPKRGRPFGSTSGSAASFSAADSVAPSTLLGPSLQVHTSFAASDQNNKRIVLALQSGLKSELTWALNTLTLLSFKEKEDMRKDSLAKISGLLDALLQVIDDWRDIALPKELQKTRRVRTLGSNSLVTGFGYEYEALGSNDNVKQSGLTDASAQKNVAKFRPSEWWYDEDGLFNLDDEGRAEKQQCAVAASNIIRNFSFMPENEVIMAGNRHCLETVFQCIEDHTTEDEELVTNALETIVNLAPLLDLRIFSSSKPSYIKITEKRAVQAIMGMLGSAVKAWHCAAAELLGRLIINPDNEPFLLPFFPQIHKRLVDLMSSPALDAQAAAVGALYNLAEVNMDCRLKLASERWAVDRLLRVIRAPHPVPEVCRKAAMILESLVSEPQNKALLLAYENAFAEILFSDTRYSDTFARILYELTSRPSNKFTAARGVWGM; the protein is encoded by the exons ATGCAGAAGCGGGACCTGAACAAGTCCGGTGGCTCAGGGGGCGGATCAGCAGCCCCAGCACCTAAGAGAGGGCGCCCCTTCGGCAGCACAAGCGGCAGCGCCGCCTCCTTTTCTGCTGCAGATTCTGTAGCACCGTCCACTCTCCTCGGTCCCTCACTTCAAGTTCACACCTCATTCGCCG CTTCAGATCAGAATAATAAGAGAATAGTACTAGCACTTCAAAGTGGATTGAAGAGCGAGTTAACATGGGCACTCAACACTCTCACATTGCTttctttcaaagaaaaagaagacatgCGCAAAGACTCTCTCGCTAAAATATCTGGCTTGCTTGATGCTCTTCTTCAAGTC ATTGATGACTGGCGTGATATTGCGCTTCCCAAAGAACTCCAGAAGACTCGTAGAGTAAGAACATTAGGTTCTAATTCGCTTGTTACAGGATTTGGTTACGAGTACGAGGCACTGGGATCAAATGACAATGTCAAGCAATCTGG ATTGACGGATGCTTCAGCGCAGAAGAATGTAGCCAAATTTCGTCCTTCAGAGTGGTGGTATGACGAGGATGGTTTGTTTAATTTAGATGATGAAGGTAGGGCAGAGAAGCAGCAGTGTGCTGTGGCTGCTTCAAATATCATACGCAATTTCTCTTTCATGCCAGAGAATGAAGTTATAATGGCTGGAAATCGGCATTGCTTGGAAACAGTGTTCCAGTGCATAGAGGATCACACTACTG AGGATGAGGAACTTGTTACGAATGCCCTCGAGACAATTGTAAATTTGGCTCCATTGCTTGATCTCCGAATTTTTAGCTCCTCAAAGCCATCTTACATCAAAATAAC AGAAAAACGTGCAGTACAAGCAATCATGGGGATGCTGGGATCTGCAGTTAAAGCCTGGCACTGTGCAGCTGCTGAATTACTAGGGCGTTTGATTATAAATCCTGACAATGAACCTTTCCTTCTTCCCTTTTTCCCACAG ATACACAAGCGTTTAGTAGATCTTATGAGCTCACCTGCACTTGATGCCCAGGCAGCTGCTGTTGGCGCTCTTTATAACCTTGCAGAAGTTAATATGGACTGCAGATTGAAGCTTGCTAGTGAGCGAtg gGCAGTTGATCGATTGCTTAGAGTGATTCGGGCGCCACATCCTGTACCAGAAGTTTGTCGGAAAGCGGCGATGATATTGGAGAGTCTGGTCTCCGAGCCACAAAACAAGGCCTTGCTACTAGCTTACGAGAACGCATTTGCTGAGATTCTCTTCTCAGATACAAGATATTCTGATACATTTGCCAGAATATTGTATGAACTGACGTCCAGACCAAGTAACAAATTCACAGCAGCTCGTGGTGTTTGGGGCATGTGA
- the LOC118056635 gene encoding pyruvate kinase isozyme A, chloroplastic: MSQSLHFFTPSSLTFSKQSLPKPSCNRRFPVTTLSPKLISIKASTSADPNSSTTPPQVLISDNGTGAGEILSSTPQDYDTPPSQSFLSDSSSIDVDAVTEVELKENGFRSTRRTKLVCTIGPATSGFEELQALAVGGMNVARINMCHGTREWHKRVIERVRRLNEEKGFAVAIMMDTEGSEIHMGDLGGASSAKAEDGEIWTFSVRAFDLPRPERTINVNYDGFAEDVQVGDELLVDGGMVRFEVIEKIGPDVKCRCTDPGLMLPRANLTFWRDGSLVRERNAMLPTISSKDWLDIDFGIAEGVDFIAISFVKSAEVINHLKSYIAARSRDSDIAVIAKIESIDSLRNLEEIIQASDGAMVARGDLGAQIPLEQVPSAQQKIVQICRQLNKPVIVASQLLESMIEYPTPTRAEVADVSEAVRQRADALMLSGESAMGQYPDKALAVLRSVSVRIEKWWREEKRYEAMELPAVGSSFSDSISEEICSSSAKMANNLGVDALFVYTKTGHMASLLSRCRPDCPIFAFTSTKSVRRRLNLQWGLIPFRVSFSDDMESNLNKTFSLLKARGMIKSGDLVIAVSDMLQSIQVMNVP; encoded by the exons ATGTCTCAATCATTACACTTCTTCACTCCCTCTAGCCTCACTTTCTCCAAACAATCTCTCCCTAAACCCTCCTGTAATCGCCGGTTCCCGGTCACCACCCTCTCTCCGAAACTTATCTCAATCAAAGCCTCCACGTCAGCAGATCCCAACTCCTCCACGACCCCTCCTCAAGTCCTAATCTCCGACAATGGAACCGGAGCGGGAGAGATATTATCTTCTACACCACAGGACTACGACACGCCACCTTCGCAATCATTTCTATCCGACTCGAGCTCGATCGATGTTGATGCGGTGACGGAGGTGGAGTTGAAGGAGAATGGGTTCAGGAGCACAAGGAGGACGAAACTGGTGTGCACGATCGGACCAGCGACGTCTGGATTTGAGGAATTGCAGGCGTTGGCTGTTGGAGGCATGAATGTAGCACGAATTAACATGTGTCATGGGACGCGTGAGTGGCATAAGAGAGTAATTGAGCGAGTGAGGAGATTGAATGAAGAGAAAGGTTTTGCTGTTGCTATTATGATGGATACTGAAGGCAGTGAGATTCATATGGGCGATCTTGGTGGTGCTTCCTCTGCTAAAGCTGAG GATGGTGAAATATGGACTTTTAGTGTGCGAGCGTTCGATTTGCCCCGACCAGAACGCACCATCAATGTGAATTATGATGGTTTTGCTGAGG ATGTGCAAGTTGGGGATGAACTTCTTGTTGACGGTGGAATGGTGAGGTTCGAGGTGATAGAGAAAATTGGTCCAGATGTCAAGTGTAGGTGTACTGATCCTGGATTGATGCTACCACGGGCTAACTTGACTTTCTGGAGGGATGGAAGTCTAGTACGAGAACGTAATGCCATGCTCCCAACAATTTCCTCAAAG gATTGGTTGGACATTGATTTTGGGATTGCAGAGGGTGTTGACTTCATTGCGATATCATTTGTCAAGTCTGCTGAAGTGATTAATCATCTTAAAAGCTACATAGCTGCCCGGTCTCGTGACAG TGACATAGCTGTCATTGCAAAAATAGAGAGTATTGACTCATTGAGGAATTTGGAAGAGATCATTCAAGCATCAGATGGAGCAATGGTAGCCAGAGGAGATCTAGGTGCTCAGATACCATTAGAACAGGTCCCGTCAGCCCAACAAAAGATTGTTCAGATTTGTAGGCAGCTAAATAAGCCAGTTATTGTTGCCTCCCAGTTACTTGAATCTATGATTGAATACCCTACACCTACCAGGGCAGAGGTAGCTGATGTTTCTGAAGCAGTTAGGCAAAGGGCAGATGCTTTGATGCTATCTGGTGAGTCAGCCATGGGCCAATACCCTGACAAGGCACTGGCTGTTCTGAGAAGTGTCAGTGTGAGAATTGAGAAGTGGTGGAGAGAAGAGAAACGCTATGAAGCTATGGAACTCCCTGCTGTAGGATCCTCATTTTCTGACAGTATTTCAGAAGAGATCTGCAGTTCTTCTGCCAAGATGG CTAACAATTTGGGAGTAGATGCACTTTTTGTCTACACAAAGACAGGCCACATGGCTTCTCTCTTGTCACGTTGCAGACCTGATTGCCCAATCTTTGCCTTTACAAGCACAAAATCCGTAAGGAGACGCCTGAACCTACAGTGGGGCCTGATACCTTTCCGTGTGAGCTTCTCTGATGATATGGAGAGCAACCTCAATAAAACCTTCTCATTGCTCAAGGCTAGGGGAATGATCAAATCAGGTGACCTTGTCATCGCTGTATCAGACATGTTACAGTCCATCCAAGTTATGAATGTTCCTTAG